TCATGTTGTGCAAGAGCACACAACTATACAATATCCGCCTCAACTTGTTGATGGTGTATGGTCATCCAACCATTTGTAACATATGGAATCTACCTTGAAGAATACCGAATGTTCTTTCGACATCTTTACGTGCACTTTCTTGAAATCTTTTAAATTTTGCACGTGGCTCGTCGGTTGGGGTCGAATATGCCTTCATCAATGTTGACCAATCTGGATAAATACCGTCCGCTAAATAATAACCATTTGTGTATTCATTTCCATTAACAGTAAATGGAGCAAATGGTGCATTTCCATTCTTAATGTCATCAAACAACGAAGATTGATTTAAAACATTAACATCATTGTTTGCACCTGCAGCACCGAAGAATGCATGCCAAATCCATGTATCATATGAAGCAACTGCTTCAAAAACTATGGTCGAATGACCTTGATGGCCACTAGTATATTGCCCTTTCCAAGCATTTGGACAATTCTTCCACTTCCAATGCATGCAATCAATGCTTCCAAGCATTCCCTTAAACCTATGTTTTTCTTCGTGCGCGCTATACAAACAAGCTATATCTCTACTCGTTGGTTTCCTCAAATATTCATCAACATATAGTCCTAACACACATTTACAAAAGCTATTGAGACAGATAATTGATGTACCTTAAGCCATTTGTAAATATTTTTCAAACATGTCCGATGTTGTACCGTAAGCCAATTGACACATCGCGGATGTACATTTCTGTATCGTAGTAAAACCTTGTAGACCAAGAGCATCATTTTTTTGTTTAAAATATTCAAAATGAAGTGGTAATGGGTCGACATCGTAATTGATTATATTACTCACGATACACTTAAATAATCTACTACTCATTCTAAAACGTCTCATAAATCTATTTTCAGGATAAACTGGATTATCTGAGAAAtagtgtttgtatagattatcacCTGCAAGTTCAC
The window above is part of the Rutidosis leptorrhynchoides isolate AG116_Rl617_1_P2 chromosome 1, CSIRO_AGI_Rlap_v1, whole genome shotgun sequence genome. Proteins encoded here:
- the LOC139847302 gene encoding uncharacterized protein — protein: MAKALFKLFDLWDSDDEDDLMILRELAKELDAEEAAAEEATNNKCTSAMCQLAYGLYVDEYLRKPTSRDIACLYSAHEEKHRFKGMLGSIDCMHWKWKNCPNAWKGQYTSGHQGHSTIVFEAVASYDTWIWHAFFGAAGANNDVNVLNQSSLFDDIKNGNAPFAPFTVNGNEYTNGYYLADGIYPDWSTLMKAYSTPTDEPRAKFKRFQESARKDVERTFGILQVEDNGFNISWPEEELLRTDEANPNYVRNRSRSREVREQEIRDRNIHDQLRNDLTEHIWALPPNFRSLNA